Within the Debaryomyces hansenii CBS767 chromosome E complete sequence genome, the region GCTGGGTTTTTCATTTGTAGTTTTAGCTCTTTTAGAATCACTATCAGAGTCATAACCAGTTTTTCTCTTCAATGCCAGACCCACATATGTGCATGTCATCGACTTAGATTCACATTGGGCACAATTGTTTGTATTAGGGATGATCACACATTTCGTCTTCCTTCTTCTACAGTGGTCACAAGGACGACGTTGCTTGGTGCTTTTATTCTGTTGCTGAGGAATATTCTGCTGTGCTTGAATATATGCCTGTTGCGCTTTAGGTGTAAAGCTTGATGGTGGTGGATGGGGAATCTGTGGCAGTTGGTGTTCTGGGGGTCTCGGCCCATTAATTGTTGGCCGCGAAGTTACAAGACCCAGTTTTATATTAATGTTAGGGTTTTCAGCTGGGGTATTGGATTGATAAATCATTGGATTGGCTGTTGTTAGGTTTTCCTGCGAGTCAAAATCCATATTATACAATATATCGTTATTAGGATCCATTAGCAAACTAGATGCCCAATTCGAGTCGAAGTAATTATGCGGAGATAGTCCAAACTCGTTAGGATTGCCATTACCAGGCGGATGCAATCCCTGATTATTATTGCCAATAgcatttgcattatttttattatcgTTCATACTGTTTGTGTTGGCACCAATAGGTATGGAATGTACCGGATTCTGAAGTGGGGTGATGTGCTGGTTTTCTTGGTTCACTGGCGTATTATTCGAAGAATGGTCGCCGCCAGTCATGGTACCTAAATGTGTAACGTTCTTTGCGATTACAACCCTCTATATCTTAGCACCGAACTCTTGGATTTGgatatttgaagaatgaaTACGGTAAGTCTTCATCGAATTAATAGTCTAATAAACATTTTCATctctttaatatttgaCCAGAACACGACCTGTCAGAATCTGTTTTTGCGGCCTACTGAAGTTGTTGCAGCCACAGACGTAAAGAAATAGACATATAAAAGGAGGAATGATTGATGTgtaaaagaaatatttctttacAAAATCAAGTTATTGTATCGAtatatctttcaatataatacataCTTATTTGCTTTTCACCTTTCTTactaattttattatcaattttgctTTATAATGGCTTCTACtcaagaaattcatcatttacCTGTTCAAGGACAAgatttcaatattcaaGGTGGTCATCGTTTGCAGCCTACTAAACCACCAACGTTCACACACAAGCCACATAAGAAATGTGTTGCTTGTGAGCCAGTTTGGAAACATAAACCACTGAAGAAGTGGAGCAAGCATAAGCTGAATAAAGATGAAtgctcttcttcttcaagtgATTCATGTCTGAgtacttcttcttcaaatgattcGTGTCTGagatcttcttcttcaagtgATTCGTGCCTGAGattttcttcgtcaagTGATTCGTGCCtggattcttcttcgtcaagTGATTCGTGCCtggattcttcttcaggATTCAAGCCAATTTGCAAGCATAAGCCACGTAAGGAATCCCATTTACCTGTTAAGTGTTTCGAATCCAAGCACAAGTTGAAGAAGGGGAAAGGTCATTTCGTTCAAGGAAAAAAACCAAACTTAGAATGCAAGTTCAAACCAACTAAGCATTGTGAAGAGGATGTTCACAAATTGTTCGATTGTGAAGATAGATTTAGAAGGTGCTTAACATGTAAACAAGAATTTACTTGCGAATGTCTTGAACATTCTCATTTCGGTTTGTGTGCACTCAGAGTATTCTTGACTAGAAGATGTGATTTTTTTGGTTGTCATAGGTTATGGGAAAAGCCATGGTCAAAGCCAGGGCCAGATAAATGTCAAACGTCACACGCGACAAAAAATTGAGC harbors:
- a CDS encoding DEHA2E17050p (no similarity), producing the protein MASTQEIHHLPVQGQDFNIQGGHRLQPTKPPTFTHKPHKKCVACEPVWKHKPSKKWSKHKSNKDECSSSSSDSCSSTSSSNDSCSRSSSSSDSCSRFSSSSDSCSDSSSSSDSCSDSSSGFKPICKHKPRKESHLPVKCFESKHKLKKGKGHFVQGKKPNLECKFKPTKHCEEDVHKLFDCEDRFRRCLTCKQEFTCECLEHSHFGLCALRVFLTRRCDFFGCHRLWEKPWSKPGPDKCQTSHATKN